The sequence below is a genomic window from Saccopteryx leptura isolate mSacLep1 chromosome 3, mSacLep1_pri_phased_curated, whole genome shotgun sequence.
ttggagcaaagatggcccgggcgctggggatggctccttggcctctgccccaggcgctggagtggctctggtcgcagcagagcgacgccccggaggggcagagcatcgccccctggtgggcagagcgtcgcccctggtgggcgtgccgggtggatcccggtcgggcgcatgcgggagtctgtctgactgtctctccccgtttccagcttcagaagaaaaaaaaaaaagacaattggtgatttcttaaaaaaaagaaaaagaaaaaagaagaaaataaaatgtgggaAGGGATACAGATTCCCCCACAGTGGCCCCAAGCTCTGCGCGTGACTCAGTTTCTCCAAAAGCACAGGTACTTTATTGAATTCATACTTTAAGCAAGGAAGTATAAGCTGTCAGGAAGGCTCAGAGCAGGACGCAAAAGAGGCGCTTGTCGCGGAAGGGGTTCTCCGCGGCGGGTACCGGCGTCACCAGCGGGTCGTCTTTGGCGTGCGTCTCGCAAAACGCCAGGAGCTCAGCCGCAGCCTGCGACACCTGCGGGTACCGAAGTAGAGTCCCCGACCTGCCACGCCCCAAGGTTCCGCCCCTTGCCCTTGCAGCCCCGTCCCTGGACCCCGCCCCGCGTCGGGCCCCGCCCCGCTCAGGCCCCACCCCCTGCACGAGCCCTTCCCCTTTCCGGAGCCCCTCCCCAAATCCAGCTCACTTTGGAAGGTGGTCTTCCCGGCTAGGCTCCGTGTCCTACCCCCACCAGCTCCGGGTCCAGACCCAGCCCTGGAGACCCCGCCTTCCTTCTACCCCGACCCTCGTACCTTCATGCGATCGATGTTCACTTCCAGCTTCAGCTGTTCCACCGTCTTGCGGGCTTCCGCGATCTTGGCCATGTTGTTGGACATGGTTGCGGTGCGGAGTTAAAAGCCTGGCGGGTGTCGGGGCGGAGTGGGTAGGCTAGGGCAAGTCTGGGTCCCCAGGTAAGGGTGGCAATGGTGGTGGGACCCAGCAACTTTGGGGCGTGGGTGCGAGAGCACGGGAATGGGGTACCCAGAGGCGGTTGGAGGAAGTACAGGAAAACGGGAAAATGGAGGGATGAAGAACCACACAGATGGGGGACCAAGAGGCAGGcggaagaagggacagagagggacgaGGAAGGCACAGATGCGAGGAGAGGCAGGTGGAGGGAAGGACAGAAGGACAGGGCCACAGGTGCTGGAGCAAGATCCAggtgtccccagcccccaggagtAGAGCATGAGTCAGGAGGGGGGCCCTCCCTAGGCCAATTAGCGGTGGCTCCAGGGAGAACAAGGAATTAAGATCGCTgcgggaggggcacagagggcgCCTcattagagccttggctgcagctgCCCTCTCTGGTCCCCTCGGggagctcccccaccccagccctcctcctcaAAGGCTCCTCTGCTCATTAGCAGCTGCAGagagggctggggggagggggtggtcaTCCAGACATGACCGGGAAAGGGGCAGAGAGGatgaaaagaaggacaaatggagaggcagagggagagacaaagtAACAGAAGGAGACACTGAGGTACAAAAGAAAtaagtgaggggagagagaaagaaatggagagatggggaggggtgaagTGTTGGAGGGAGTAGGGAGGACAAATAGAGGGGTAAAAAAGTGGACAGAGTGATACAGGGAGACGCAGGTACAGAGGGGGGTTAGAGAAGGGAGATGGAAGAGTCCAGGAGGGCTGGGGTGATGATGGGAGtgggagaggatagagagaggaacatatgGAGGGGTagaggaaggggcaggaagatggggagagagaggcacAGGGGGAATAagggcacaggggacagggggacagagagggagatggaaaggCTGGGGGAGAGAGGCTGATGGAGATGCAGAAGTACaaagtcattcattcactcattcattcatttattcccaGACAGACTGGCTGACATGGGACAGAGGGACGACCTGTTGGGACCAGGACCGGAGACTCCTACCTGTTGTTGCTCAGGGCTGGGATGGCGGGCTGGTCGCTGAAGCTGAGACAGCATCTGGGtccccctgcccagcccagccccgccccctcccccggggCGCAGTCCCTGAGGACCCGcctcctcctgcagctgccgCCGCCACCAGCCCCACTGCTCTCTCTCACATccctgagtctgtctctctgggttctatctctgtctgtctgtctgtccccttctttgtctctgtttctgtgtctccTTCCATCCCTCTATCTCTGTCCTACTCTCCCctctcaatctctgtctctgtctcattcaCTCACTAGTGAGAAAAGTCAGTCTCCCAAGGTGTGCCCCACACCCTGCTGTATTTATTCCACTCACACAaatctctcctgtgtgtcccacACAACCTCTTTTTCCAAACACATGTTCTTCCACCCACCACCTCAGTGTCACCCCATCACAGACGACCCCTCTTGGCACACAGCCTCACAAGTCCCTCACACAGTGTGACCTCACTGTGTCAAATGGTATTGCCACACATTCTCACAAATAATCTGTGCTCAACACAGTCTCCCACCGTGCCAGAGTCACATGGTCTCTCAAAATGCCACACACAGTCCCTCATAATCTTTCAGAGTGTGACACATCATCACTAATGACATCTTGCACAACCacagatatacttttttttttcttttttgtatttttctgaagctagaaatggggaggcagtcagacagactcccgcatgcgcctgaccgggttccacccggcacgcccaccatggagtgatgctctgcccatccggggcatcgctctgttgtgaccagagccactctagcgcctggggcagaggccatggagccatccccagcgctcgggccatcttttgctccaatggagcctctgctgcgagagacagagaggaaggagagggggaggggtggagaagcagatgggcgcctcttctgtgtgccctggccgggaatcgaacccgggacttccgcacgccaggccgacgctctaccactgagccaaccggccagggcctacagatatactttttattttatttttttagcgagagtcagggagagacagacagacagacagacagaaacactgagccgctcctgtatgtgccctgaccagggaatcaaaccagcaacctcagtgctccaggacaatgctacccagccagggcttaatttttactgatttttaaagagacagagagaggaagggagaaaggggggaggaggacgggaagcattcatttgttgttccactcagtcatgcactcattagttgcttcccacgtgtgctctgactgaggatcaaacctgcaactttgttgttttgggaggacactcttaaccaactgagctaactggccagggcccagatctaCTTTCTCAAGATGTCAAATGTACAGTTTCACACAATATTTCaagatgtcacacacacacatgtgataAAATACTTCTCTGTCTTACACCATATCTCAGTCTCACACTTACTCAGTGTCTCACACACTGACATGTAATTACTCATACAACCTCCTTGTCAAACACtatcatatattttatagtattacATAGTAATAGTCATATCTAGTGACTCCCACATAGTCACACACATTTTTGCACAATCTCTAAATGTCACACAAATCTTAAACGTTACCTGACACAGTCACACAGTCTATCCCCCCCACTGTCATGTACAGAATCCCTTGCTGAGTCTCAGTCTGTATCACACACAGCTGTCACCTTCAAACAGCAGCCTCCCAGTGTAGCACACTTACACACACAAGGTCTCTCTCATGCTCTAACCTCTGAATGCCCTGCACAGTTACACACTCTCTAACACACTGGGACAATGCTGTGCCAGTCTGTCAGTCTCCCACATACTCTGTGTCACACACAGTCACAGTTCTCACAGTTCATCAGTGTGGCTGACACATACTCTCTCACTCACATGGTCTCTATGTCACACCCAGTGCCCCTGGGCCTCTCATACTGCCTTCTCACGCCAGCTCGGGGTGGATCATTCATTTAGACTCACATCATCTGTCCATGAGATACACACAGCAGTCATGTTCTCACTGTGTTCCACACTGTCACCCCAAGTAGTGTCTAAGACACACCTAACCTTATGGTGTCACACGCAGTCACATACATATCATCTTGCTCATCTCACATGCACAGTCACATACAACCTCTAGGTTTAACATGATTTCAAAGTCATACTCTTGTTGTCACACAGCTCACAAGGTCACAAAGCCACACACAAAACCTCTGGCGTCACGCACAATCTCACAGTAGTTCACATATAGTCTCTCGGTATCACCCACAGACACCCAGTGCCCTGCATTCAGCATACTCCTGTGGGAGCGCACCCTCAGCCATCTCTCCTCTTCTGACAGTCCCCTGCAGGCCACAAGGGGGCGCGCGCCGCCCACAGAGTCGGCGCCAAAGCTTTTGGAGGAGGTGGAGTGCAAACGTTGGAGAACAAGAGATAAAGGAAGGTGGAGGGTtcgagagggagagaaacaaagaTGAACTCGGACACCAAGAGAGGGGGTGAGAGAtgcaaggagaggcagaaagacgcAGACAGAGATAAGAACAAAGTCAGAAATTTGGAGAGATAGAGACCTAGGAActcaaggagacagagacaggcagaagtttgcagagagtgacagagacacagagacatagGGTACAggaaagacagacaaacagaaatgtaCAGTAGGAAACAGGGACCAAGAAATACAGACAcccaggcagagacagaggcGGGCAGAGAGACAGGCATCAGACCGCACCTCACCCAGGGGACGGTGGCGGAGGCCGGGCCTGCAGAGGTGCGTCTCGGGGGCGTGGTCCCGGGGAAGGGTTTGGAGGGGAGGGAAATTGGGGCGTGGCCTGGATGGGGCGTGCCTGAACCACCCAAGACTACTGCGGGCTGGGCGGAGGCGGGAGCCCAGAgtagaggtggaggtggggaaagAGCGTCGGCAGTCAGCCCATTCCCAGTTCGGTTTTTACGACCTGGTCTGAGAAGCTAGACCTACGGGAAGGGGACATCGACCCAGGTCCATAGTTTAGCCATTTGAAAGGCGGGGTGTCGGACCCTggctcccttcctcccctgctcCACGGGAGCAACGGagccaggtgggggaggggaaccaGGCTCACATCTGGAAAACATCAGGCGCGCCGGACGTGCCAAGGCCCCAGGCCCCGCTgcggaaggggggaggggagctagGGCGCCCTAGTCGTTCCCCTTAGCGGGGTCTGCCGGCGCCGGGGAGGGGCCTGGGCGTGCGCCCAGCCTCCGCGCCTCCTGCAGCTGGTTTCCATCAGCAGTTCTGGCCCAGGCAGCCCCTGAAAAGGAAACTCAGTTTAGACCGCGGGTAGACAGGGTGACGACCCAATCTCTCCTCCCCGTCCCCGACGGCggccagaggctgggggtggggaagacgGACACTGCCTGAACCTAGCGTAAGCTCCATTTCTCTCCTGACCTGCAGACTTCAGCCCTCCTTCAACCCACGAATGACCTTAGTTTTGAGGTGCACAGTCCTGCTCTGAGCTGCACAGGAATCACCCCAGCCTCATGGCAGTCCAGTAGTCAGTGGTATTATTGTCCCCACTTTTTGGAGGGGAAACCGAGACCCTGGATTAAGATTCAGTTCTGGCTTTAATTACTCAGGAAATGTGCAATGAATGCTAACAGTGAGTCTAGGATGGAATACCCAATCGCCTAAACTCACCTGGATGTCTGGTGGGAATCTCAAACTCAGCATGTCCAAAACTGAGCTCTGGATTCCACCAGCCAAACCCACGTCCACTGCAGTCTTACCCATTTCTGTGGGTCATTCTTGACACCAACCTCTCTTGCACCCCACAAATAATCTTGCAACAAATCCCATTAACTCCATCTTCAAAGCTTCTCCACAACCCAGTCACTGCTCAGTGCCTCTGCTGCCCCACTGGGGTCCAGCCACCATGCTCTTCCACTTGGACTAGCACAGCGGCTCCTCACAGGGTTCCCAGCTCTACCTCTGTCTCCCTTAGCCTAGTCTCATCACAGCAGGCAGAGGGACCCTGTTTGAACCAAAGTCCCCAGACAATAGCAAGTGTTTGTGAGGATGAGGAGAAATTATCATGCTCAGGCACTGCTGTTGGgcatgtaaaatggtgcagccacctTGGAAAACAGTCGGGCAGTTCCTGAAAAGgttaaacacagagttaccacatgacccagcaattccactcctaggtgtctccctaagagaaatgaaaacatatatccattcaaaaacttgccaaggaatgttcacagcagcattattcatgtaccaaagtgaaaacaactcaaatgtccatcaactgatgaatggataaactaaATGTGGTCTATCCAGACAATGGCATTTCATGTGACAATAAACAGACATGAAGCACAGAgacacatgctacaatgtggatgaactttgaaaacattacattaagtgaaagaagctaatcACAAAAGACCATGATTTTTATAATTCCACTTAGACATCTAGAATAGGCAAGTCTATAAGAGACAaaagtaaattagtggttgccaagggctggggaCATTGAAGGCAGACAGCTAAGGGGTGCTGAGTTCCTATTTGGGGTGATAAAACTGTTCTGGAATTTACTGTGGTAATAGTTACACAACTTTGTTACTCTACTAAAAGTCATTGACAAGACATTggtaaatgaaattgaaaaaaatacaaataagtgaaaatttATTCTGtgctcatgaattggaagaattaacatcattaatatattactcaaagcaatctacaaattcaaagCACTACCactaaaattccaatggcatttttcataaGAATAGAACAAACAATCCTAAACTGTGTAAAGACTCCAAATAGCTAAAGCactcttgagaaaaaagaacaaagccgaAGGTATCACTCTCCcttatttcaaactatattacaaagctatagtaattaaaacagtatggtattggcataaaaacagacacatagaagcctgacctgtggtggcgcagtggctaaagcgtcgacctggaaatgctgaggtcgccggttcaaaaccctgggcttgcctggtcaaggcacatatgggagttgatgcttccagctcctcccacccttctctctctctatctctcctctctctctctctctctctctctctctctctctctctgtctctctctctcatctctaaaatgaataaataaattttgaaaaaaaaaaacaaaaaaaaaccagacacataaagcaatggaacagaatagagaacccagaaataaacccacacacatGTGGTCAATTAAATTacaacaaaggaaccaaaaatatgcaatggggaaaggacagtctcttcaataacttgtgttaggaaaactgaacagccatatgcaaaagaacgAAACTAAACCACTATCCTACAACATacacaaaagttaactcaaaatggattaaagacctgaaaccataaaactcttagaagaaaacataggtagtaagctctgtGACTTCAATCTTAGTGATAATTTTtgggatttgacaccaaaagcttAGGTAACAGAAGTGAATATAAACTAGTGAAGCCATATCAAACCacacagcaaaggaagccatcaacaaaataaaaaggcaacctaccctatgggagaaaatattttcaaatcatatgtgtagcctgacctgtggtggcgcagtgggtaaagtgtcgacctggaaatgttgaggtcgccggttcaaaaccctgggcttgcctggtcaaggcacatatgggagttgatgcttccagctcctccccccttctctctctctatctctcttctctctctctctccgtctcctctctaaagtgaataaataaataaaaaattaaaaaaaaaaaaacaataaagctaaaaaaaaaatcatatgtgtaATAagcagttaatatccaaaaaatatatatatataaaaactcataTTGCTTACTACTAAAATAACCAATCTggttaaaaaatgagcagaggggaaaatgggcagaggatctgaataaacattaaaaaaaaaaagacatacagatagccaaccaACACATtaaaaggtgttcaacatcactcaCCAGTTATatgggaaatgtaaatcaaaaccacaatgagatatcaacacACACCTGTtcaaatggctattatcaaaaagacaagaaataacaagtgttggcgagggtatggagaaaaggaaagtcttgtgtactgttggtgggaatgtaaattggtatagccactatggaaaacagtatgaagtttccttaacaaattttaaaataaaattactatatggtccagcaatttcacttctggtgtttattcaaagaaaatgaaaacactaactcaaaaagatatgtacagcccatgtttattacagcattagttacaatagccaagatacggaaacaacctaaatgttcactGATGAATGCGtgaatacacaatggaatatcattcagccgtaaaaaggaagaaaactttgtcatttgtgacaacatggatggaccttcacggtattatactaagtgaagtaagtcagacagagaaagaaaaatactgtatagcctgacctgtggtggcgcagtggatatagcgtcgacctggaaatgctgaggtcaccagtttgaaaccctgggcttgcctggtcaaggcacatacaggagttgatgcttccagctcctccccccttctctctctctgtctctctctctcctctctgtctctctctccccctctctctctcctctctaaaaatgaatacataataaattttaaaaaataataataatataaaaaaagaaaaatactgtataatttaacttatatggaatttttttataatttttatttatttatttattcattttagagagggggagagagagagagagagaagggggaggaacaggaagcatcaactcccatatgtgccttgaccaggcaagcccagggttttgaaccagcaacctcagtgtttccaggttgatgctttatctactgcgccaccacaggtcaggctatatggaattttttaaaagagatcttaaagatacagagaacagataggTGGTTgccagaaggagagagggaagatgggtaaatgggtgaaggtggtcaaaggtacaaacttccagtaaTAAAATGACTGTCATGAGGATGTCAAGTACAGGGTGGTGACTATAGTTATTACTACTGTtattgtattgcatatttgaaaattgctagAAGAGTAGATCTGAAAAGTTcccatgacaagaaaaaaaaaaaaaaaacctttggcaatgactcaggtagctcagttggttagaatgccatctctatatgccaaggttgtggtttcatccccagacagggcatatagaagaatcaaccaataaatgcataaataagccttgcttgtggtgacacagtggataaagtgtcaacctggaatgctgagattgtgggttcaaaatcctgggcttgcctggtcaaggcacatataggagttg
It includes:
- the GNG8 gene encoding guanine nucleotide-binding protein G(I)/G(S)/G(O) subunit gamma-8; translated protein: MSNNMAKIAEARKTVEQLKLEVNIDRMKVSQAAAELLAFCETHAKDDPLVTPVPAAENPFRDKRLFCVLL